The nucleotide window cggagaggagtggcggATCCGCCTCCTCAAGCGAGCAGGGGCGCACGGGGATTCGATCCAGGGATCTCCTTGCGAGAGGCCGCCACCGTACCGACTCCAACCTGCAGCCTGTTCCAACTCAGGTTTGTCTTCGCTCTACTTGGTAGGCCACTGGCAGGAACATGTACGTTGATGTATTTGATGTGGCTAATTGCAATCTCTAGCCTTCCTACCATCCTCCCCTTTATCCCTCTTGATATGCGAATTAGGATTCTAGCTAGCAATGCCTCACTATGCTATGTTGCAGCAAAACAATGATATAGATTTGAAAAATTGATAATCAAGTATTACCTTCGTTTCAACAGAAAATAAATGGTTGGTGAACAAATATATATGTACAAAAAGTCTGCACAAATAGAATCTTCGATGGAAATACGCAAAATAATAGTCCTATGCATACAAGATACAGTACTGTGTGCCATAGATATAGCCTAAAATCTAACTCTGAGTCTCTAGATAATGTGAACCCGTGCTTAATTATAAAACTTGTGAATCAAAATCACTTGAGCAAGTTTCAGATTTATAAATATACTCATGCTTTCCAATTAACGATCCCAACTAAAGCACCAAGAAATATATCATGTTGACAACTTTACTCCTTGCTTGCAGAAAGTGACAGTTATACAAGAAGAACCAGATGCCACTGAAGATGCCAACGGTAACCATGTGTCTCAGTTTGTATTATATATGGGTTCTTTATGCTTGCCTTTAAATCCTTCTTAATTTTCCCTGTGCAGTCCAAGTAAGCATCGCGAACTGCCATAAACATCGCGAACCACTCGAGTATCTTCATTCCCTGTGTAGAACTGTTCAAGAAAAGCACCTGTAAAACCAAGTTCGTCTTTCGCTCTGCAAACCTGCTCAAAATAGTGGTCGTCCATTGAGACTTATTACTTTATTGTTTCCCATGTCTCAGCAGCGTGGAGGAGCCGGCTTCCCGTGTCAGAGTTGCGTGTACTTGCGGGCTACTTCACCGTCACCAACCCATCTGTAGGTATGCTAGCTCCTCCTCTTCTCTTCTTTGATGCAAATGCACAAAAGGAGAAGCTCAAATCTGGAGAGTAGCCAATGAGATATAGTTTTAAATTTTGTCTTTCTGCTGTAGTATTGTAGGGATGGACATATGGATTGAGTGGTACCCACCTGAAAGATACACATCTCAGCAGCCAAGAACTTCAATAAAAATGTATATCCCAACTCCTTTTATAATCTTGAATGCTTCTCGGTCAACGTCGGTGTCACTTCCAGTCTTGGATGCTACCAGGATGCCAGGTGCAAACTTCATGGAGGCATAATGGCTCTGTACTAGCTTTTCTTGATGAATGAAAGCAGTGATGCTGATATGAACTATCTGAACAATCCACATTCAGTTTAAGTGATGTTACTTTGCTTGAAATTTTGAGATTGAACTATTAGCTTACTATCAGGTCTGCACCATTCTAGATATCATCTTGACTTTTAACTTCTCCAAATGCAACATTGGATAACATAAAtaggaaaaaaaatcaaattgTGAAACTGTAAGTAATAGCTTCACCTGAATATTGATCTGTTGTGTTATTGCAGGGAAGAGGTATGAAATTCTCAACTTAGGAAGGAACATACAACCTGTAATGTGTCGATCACTAACTAATAAACAGGAGTCTGATGTTGGAAAGAAGCAACTGGTACCAACGCAAAAGCATCACGACTCCCCTTACAAATCAATGAAGTGTTCTAATTCTAATTCTGGCGATCTAAGCACCGGTCCAAGGTGATTTACCTCTTCCAGCAACTT belongs to Triticum urartu cultivar G1812 chromosome 7, Tu2.1, whole genome shotgun sequence and includes:
- the LOC125523623 gene encoding uncharacterized protein LOC125523623 isoform X8, whose translation is MGRSWAVANGSWAVRPLLYFIYRGSNVDRQKYLPPQPLSLPRLFPSRSSSPCRRHRRCFSSLSAACLPRLQHLLLSLPPHPTSTARPRDVDEEATDREAGKRNQAVLLPWPGLDQPHLPPPSPAERSGGSASSSEQGRTGIRSRDLLARGRHRTDSNLQPVPTQKVTVIQEEPDATEDANVQVSIANCHKHREPLEYLHSLCRTVQEKHLSVEEPASRVRVACTCGLLHRHQPICSIVGMDIWIEWYPPERYTSQQPRTSIKMYIPTPFIILNASRSTSVSLPVLDATRMPGKRSLMLERSNWYQRKSITTPLTNQ
- the LOC125523623 gene encoding uncharacterized protein LOC125523623 isoform X3, whose protein sequence is MGRSWAVANGSWAVRPLLYFIYRGSNVDRQKYLPPQPLSLPRLFPSRSSSPCRRHRRCFSSLSAACLPRLQHLLLSLPPHPTSTARPRDVDEEATDREAGKRNQAVLLPWPGLDQPHLPPPSPAERSGGSASSSEQGRTGIRSRDLLARGRHRTDSNLQPVPTQKVTVIQEEPDATEDANVQVSIANCHKHREPLEYLHSLCRTVQEKHLVEEPASRVRVACTCGLLHRHQPICSIVGMDIWIEWYPPERYTSQQPRTSIKMYIPTPFIILNASRSTSVSLPVLDATRMPGKRYEILNLGRNIQPVMCRSLTNKQESDVGKKQLVPTQKHHDSPYKSMKCSNSNSGDLSTGPSSGSPSAMPGCSSCQCGTGAAATTAAK
- the LOC125523623 gene encoding uncharacterized protein LOC125523623 isoform X4, with protein sequence MGRSWAVANGSWAVRPLLYFIYRGSNVDRQKYLPPQPLSLPRLFPSRSSSPCRRHRRCFSSLSAACLPRLQHLLLSLPPHPTSTARPRDVDEEATDREAGKRNQAVLLPWPGLDQPHLPPPSPAERSGGSASSSEQGRTGIRSRDLLARGRHRTDSNLQPVPTQKVTVIQEEPDATEDANVQQRGGAGFPCQSCVYLRATSPSPTHLIVGMDIWIEWYPPERYTSQQPRTSIKMYIPTPFIILNASRSTSVSLPVLDATRMPGKRYEILNLGRNIQPVMCRSLTNKQESDVGKKQLVPTQKHHDSPYKSMKCSNSNSGDLSTGPSSGSPSAMPGCSSCQCGTGAAATTAAK
- the LOC125523623 gene encoding uncharacterized protein LOC125523623 isoform X5, encoding MGRSWAVANGSWAVRPLLYFIYRGSNVDRQKYLPPQPLSLPRLFPSRSSSPCRRHRRCFSSLSAACLPRLQHLLLSLPPHPTSTARPRDVDEEATDREAGKRNQAVLLPWPGLDQPHLPPPSPAERSGGSASSSEQGRTGIRSRDLLARGRHRTDSNLQPVPTQKVTVIQEEPDATEDANVQRGGAGFPCQSCVYLRATSPSPTHLIVGMDIWIEWYPPERYTSQQPRTSIKMYIPTPFIILNASRSTSVSLPVLDATRMPGKRYEILNLGRNIQPVMCRSLTNKQESDVGKKQLVPTQKHHDSPYKSMKCSNSNSGDLSTGPSSGSPSAMPGCSSCQCGTGAAATTAAK
- the LOC125523623 gene encoding uncharacterized protein LOC125523623 isoform X1, whose protein sequence is MGRSWAVANGSWAVRPLLYFIYRGSNVDRQKYLPPQPLSLPRLFPSRSSSPCRRHRRCFSSLSAACLPRLQHLLLSLPPHPTSTARPRDVDEEATDREAGKRNQAVLLPWPGLDQPHLPPPSPAERSGGSASSSEQGRTGIRSRDLLARGRHRTDSNLQPVPTQKVTVIQEEPDATEDANVQVSIANCHKHREPLEYLHSLCRTVQEKHLSVEEPASRVRVACTCGLLHRHQPICSIVGMDIWIEWYPPERYTSQQPRTSIKMYIPTPFIILNASRSTSVSLPVLDATRMPGKRYEILNLGRNIQPVMCRSLTNKQESDVGKKQLVPTQKHHDSPYKSMKCSNSNSGDLSTGPSSGSPSAMPGCSSCQCGTGAAATTAAK
- the LOC125523623 gene encoding uncharacterized protein LOC125523623 isoform X2 yields the protein MGRSWAVANGSWAVRPLLYFIYRGSNVDRQKYLPPQPLSLPRLFPSRSSSPCRRHRRCFSSLSAACLPRLQHLLLSLPPHPTSTARPRDVDEEATDREAGKRNQAVLLPWPGLDQPHLPPPSPAERSGGSASSSEQGRTGIRSRDLLARGRHRTDSNLQPVPTQKVTVIQEEPDATEDANVQVSIANCHKHREPLEYLHSLCRTVQEKHLSVEEPASRVRVACTCGLLHRHQPICSIVGMDIWIEWYPPERYTSQQPRTSIKMYIPTPFIILNASRSTSVSLPVLDATRMPGKRYEILNLGRNIQPVMCRSLTNKQESDVGKKQLVPTQKHHDSPYKSMKCSNSNSGDLSTGPSGSPSAMPGCSSCQCGTGAAATTAAK
- the LOC125523623 gene encoding uncharacterized protein LOC125523623 isoform X6 codes for the protein MGRSWAVANGSWAVRPLLYFIYRGSNVDRQKYLPPQPLSLPRLFPSRSSSPCRRHRRCFSSLSAACLPRLQHLLLSLPPHPTSTARPRDVDEEATDREAGKRNQAVLLPWPGLDQPHLPPPSPAERSGGSASSSEQGRTGIRSRDLLARGRHRTDSNLQPVPTQKVTVIQEEPDATEDANVQVSIANCHKHREPLEYLHSLCRTVQEKHLSVEEPASRVRVACTCGLLHRHQPICSIVGMDIWIEWYPPERYTSQQPRTSIKMEEESDVGKKQLVPTQKHHDSPYKSMKCSNSNSGDLSTGPSSGSPSAMPGCSSCQCGTGAAATTAAK
- the LOC125523623 gene encoding uncharacterized protein LOC125523623 isoform X7: MGRSWAVANGSWAVRPLLYFIYRGSNVDRQKYLPPQPLSLPRLFPSRSSSPCRRHRRCFSSLSAACLPRLQHLLLSLPPHPTSTARPRDVDEEATDREAGKRNQAVLLPWPGLDQPHLPPPSPAERSGGSASSSEQGRTGIRSRDLLARGRHRTDSNLQPVPTQKVTVIQEEPDATEDANVQVSIANCHKHREPLEYLHSLCRTVQEKHLSVEEPASRVRVACTCGLLHRHQPICSIVGMDIWIEWYPPERYTSQQPRTSIKMEEESDVGKKQLVPTQKHHDSPYKSMKCSNSNSGDLSTGPSGSPSAMPGCSSCQCGTGAAATTAAK